The nucleotide window acaccccatatccctgccccattatacaccccatatccctgccccattatacacccccgtatccctgccccattatacaccccatatccctgccccattatacaccccatatccctgccccattatacacccccatatccctgccccattatacacccccgtatccctgccccattatacacccccgtatccctgccccattatacacccccgtatccctgccccattatacacccccgtatccctgccccattatacacccccgtatccctgccccattatacacccccgtatccctgccccattatacaccccgtatccctgccccattatacaccccgtatccctgccccattatacaccccgtatccctgccccattatacaccccgtatccctgccccattatacaccccgtatccctgccccattatacacccccgtatccctgccccattatacaccccgtatccctgccccattatacacccccgtatccctgccccattatacacccccgtatccctgccccattatacacccccgtatccctgccccattatacacccccgtatccctgccccattatacacccccgtatccctgccccattatacacccccgtatccctgccccattatacacccccgtatccctgccccattatacacccccgtatccctgccccattatacacccccgtatccctgccccattatacacccccgtatccctgccccattatacacccccgtatccctgccccattatacacccccgtatccctgccccattatacacccccgtatccctgccccattatacacccccgtatccctgccccattatacacccccgtatccctgccccattatacacccccgtatccctgccccattatacaccccgtatccctgccccattatacaccccgtatccctgccccattatacacccccgtatccctgccccattatacacccccgtatccctgccccattatacacccccgtatccctgccccattatacacccccgtatccctgccccattatacacccccgtatccctgccccattatacacccccgtatccctgccccattatacacccccgtatccctgccccattatacacccccgtatccctgccccattattataccccccccCCGTATCGCTGGTAATTATTTCTTGTCCTCTCCCAGGGAGCAGGTTGTGTTGTGCGTTGCGATTCTGGAGAGATTCCTTCAGGCCTCTGAGCCCGTTCACATTGCCAGAAATTATAAGGAAgaactacagagggggctgtatcatCCCGAGGATTCTGTGAAGCTCCTGGCTATATCACAGGTGGGTGAGGGGGTCCGGGTTACATTACGGGTGAGTGAGGGGATCCGGGTTACATTACGGGTGAGTGAGGGGGTCAGGGGTACATCACAGGTGAGTGAGGGCGTCCGGGTTACATTACAGGTGAGTGAGGGCGTCCGGGGTACATCACGGGTGAGTGAGGGGGTCCGGGTTACATTACGGGTGAGTGAGGGGGTCCGGGTTACATTACGGGTGAGTGAGGGGGTCCGGGTTACATTACGGGTGAGTGAGGGGGTCCGGGTTACATTACGGGTGAGTGAGGGGGTCCGGGTTACATCACAGGTGAGTGAGGGGGTCCGGGTTACATCACAGGTGAGTGAGGGGGTCCGGGTTACATTACGGGTGAGTGGGGGGGGTCTGTTTATATCGTAGGCGTGTGTGAGGGGGTCCGGGTTACATTACAGGTGTGTGAGGGGGTCAGGGGAACATCACGGGTGAGTGGGGGGGGTCTGTTTATATCGTAGGCGTGTGTGAGGGGGTCCGGGTTACATTACAGGTGTGTGAGGGGGTCCGGGTTACATTACGGGTGTGTGAGGGGGTCAGGGGAACATCACGGGTGAGTGAGGGGGTCAGTTTATATCGTAGGCGTGTGTGGGGGGGTCCGGGTTTACTCTAACGCTTTTCTTTTGTAGGTCGGGAGGATTGTGGAGAGTTCGGAGGCGATGACAGAAATACTGAATGACCTGGAGCTGCTGAAACAAATGATCCTGTGCGTCGCAGGGGACGAGCTGTCGGTGGCGCGGGAGGTGAGCGCTGTGATCCAGGAGACGTGCATTTGGCGTTGTATGGCCGTGTTATAGCAGGACCGGAGCTCCtggagtgtgggggggggggcatagctCTGAGCGGAGCTGCGTACATCACATCAGGAGTCGCCAACTGCGCGTCTGACACTGGAGAAACCAACACAGGAAACGTCTCCGGTGCTGGATGGGAGAACTCGGTCGCCATTCGGATTCTTCATGTTAAACTTCGCGGTGGCTCATCACATGCGGATTAAGACCGCACCGTGAAATCGTATGTGATTAATTGGTGGAACGTTAGTTTTAATTAGCATTGCTGGGCTTTCCATGACGGTGATATCACGTAAGATGTCGCGCTCCGCCCTGAGCGCCGGGTGTCCGGATGATGCGTTTCTGTTCCTCGGAGAGAAGTTCGTTACAATGTGTGAAAATGACGCGAGCCCCTTATAGAGCCTCGGCCGCCGTTATTTTCATGTATTACTTGTGACCGAGGTGAATTGAGCCACGTTTCTGAGGTGCGTTCCGTTCTCTACACGTCGGGGTTTTCTTTCCTCTGTTTTGCTCTCGGCCACACATTGCTGATCTGCTCCCGGTTTAGAGTTGGTGCTCGGCCTGTTTATTTCCCCTATGTTGTACCTATATATAAGATTTCCGGAGACGCTGCCGCATACAAGTCGTTGGTTATTTTCGGACGTCCCATATAGATTTCCAGGTATAACAACGGCTTTTTGTTTCCATCTTCAGGCTGTTAAATCCCTGTCCAGGATCGCTGGGAGCCGGCCCGGCTTACAACTGCTGTTCGGGAGTAACTTGTTGGCAGACTTGAAGTCCGTTATGGCCGTCAGTGACGTCGTTCGTTACCGGGTGTACGAGGTGATAATATGTGGCGCCTGTTACACGTTCTGAACAGGTCACCCCTGTATGGCAAATCGACCTAGTTATGCATTGATACATTGTGAACGCCTCTCTATAACCTCAGAAAGCTGTGTCAGAACCTCTTATGTTGCTGTAATGGTGGCCAGACTgccggtcacccagctttcccagaggcagatattccttgaggtgtgtacggAGCCATTACAGGGCCCCCATAGAAGTGCACGctgcctctactgtacctccgtatgcctctgattttacAATCCCGCAGAAAACAATATTGTGGTCAGTCGGTGTGGGGCACGTGGTACATACGGCACCCGCCAGAGCATTGTACAGGGGCCCGGGCTCCGTGCTGGGGATGTTTATTGTAAAATTCTCATGACCATTGGTCACACCCACAATATGGCGGCTCCCGCGTCACGTTTGTCGCTGGCGTATACATCATATCCCGTTTCTTCTGTCTCTCGCTAGCTGGTGGTGGAGATCTCGTCCGTGTCCGCTGAGTCTCTGAGCTTCTGCACCAATAGTGACCTTCTTCCCCAGTTACTGGAGGATCTCTCAGGGGACGACGTCCTGGTCCGGTCAGTGggatataacacataataatgcCGGATACATCACGTGAGGAGATTGGTTATAACTGCTCGTCGTGTTGACTTGTGTTTCTGCAGGGTAACCTGTGTAGAGATGATCACGGCACTGGCGGGCACACTACATGGCCGCCAGTATCTTGCCCAGCATGGAGTGATCGACAAAATATCCAATATGATTGTTGGCTCCGACTCTGACCCATTTTCGGGGTTGTATTTGCCAGGTGATATTTTGGGTTGTTTGTGATTTTATTTCTGTTCTTCTCGGCCCTTCGTTCTCCTGATACGAGTTGTGTTTTATAGGACTGGTGAAATTCTTTGGAAATCTGGCGATCGTGGACAGTCCGCAGCAGATCTGTGAACATTACCCCGCCTTCCTGCAAAAAGTGTTTGATCTGGCGCAAGGTCACGAAACCACCATGATCGGCGTGGCTGTGGACACACTTGGGGTTTTAGGCTCTAACGTAGAAGGAAAGCAAGTTCTACAGAAGACAGGTAATCCCCTGCGGTCATTATAGATAGCGGGTGCTGGAAGGCACGTTCTGGCTCCCCCCTGTGGTGGCGGTAGTCATCGCACCTCGTGTGAACTCTCCGTGAATCAGAAATGGATCGTTAAGTCATTGATCTGTCTTTACATATGAGAATGTTATAAGAATTCTGCAGAACTGAcgacttctcctcagggtccgacCTCTGTCGTTCAGCGCAATGAATGAGGACAGGACGGCGTGTGACGGGGGCAGTGTCATTATTTGCAGAGGAAGATGAAGACCAGTATGAGGTCACAGGCTCATAGTATAAGTAAGGTGACCCATACCCAACACAGTGTTTAGGGgaaggaaagggttaaaggggtttgcctatcttggacaattatggcatatccacagggtagATTCGGGTCTCCCCTCTGGACCCCGCTCCTTTCTCTAGAACTTGGCCCGCTTAAACCCCGTTCTCTCTTACTTGGCTCCGCTGCCTCCTGGtcacatcctggttaggtggtaggaagttacgaaaacagccgagctcaatgagctatgctatttccgtaactcccatgggagttccggaaacggtgtagcacggcgagctacgctgtttctgttacGGAGTtctgtaaacagcgtagctcgccgtgcTACGTTGTTTCAGTAattcctattcacttctatgggagttacggcaaCAACttggctcagcgagcactcggctgttacCGTAACTTCCtaccacctaaccaggatgtggccAGGGAGGTAGCGGAGCCGAGTAAGATAAAACGGGGTTTAGCGGGCTCCCTTCTAGAGGTGGGTGCGGgttctagaggtgggacccaTATACATCGGACTCTTatggcgtatcctgtggatatgccatttgTGTCCAACATGGGGAAAACCCCTGTAATAATATGGGGGGCAGTGACGTGTCCAGTCATGTGATGTAAAGAAGCAAGGGAGTTAGATTTCTATAAAGATATCGTGGAGATTTGCGGGGTTGTGTTGATGAAGGACGTGCCGGGGGTCCCACACTGACCAATCAGAACTGATGCTGAGGTTACGTCGTCCATGTTTGTCCCAGAGAATTCCTTTCATTCCTCCGCTGTCGAGGATATACGTGACCCGTCATGGCCTGTAAACGCTGACTGTAAGGACTCAGATCTTCTAGGTTAAAGGTTCGCTATTAAATTATACCGGGATTATAGCTTGTGCTACACGGGTGAGACGCCCCTGCCCGAGACCCTGGAGTCGCTGACCCTGATCACCGGTGTCTCGGCTTCTGCTGATGGTGAGTAGATCGGCGCCTGTAGACATTAGTGACCGGCGTGATCTCTGCGCATCTCGTGCTCTTATTATCAGGCGGGGTTGTGGCTCCGGCTCCGCTGGGCTCAGACTTTTTAGCACAATATTTTTGCGTTTTTCACCCAATATTCCGCTGAGATGCAAAATGGCATGAAGGCGTTCATGAGTGTACAGGGCTGGGCGGCATTTCAACAATGTGTATGGTCACTAGAGCTATAAAATATAGGGAGAGGGTAACGAGATGGGTGTGTTTTTATAGTGCAGGTTATATTTAGGTCATGTGTGAATTGTTGTGGCAGCAGAAGGGTTAAATGTGGATTTCTTGCATTGTCCCTCCCTTGTTTCCGTCCCTCTCTCCCTTCGTCCCTCTGTACCTGGTGTCAGCGACAATCATACTTTGAGGGTTTCTTTGTAGTTTTATTCATACGCAAACATTTTTATTGGTTTAAAACAAACAAGTTTACGACACGGTTAGAGGAAATGTCTCAAAGAAAAGCCAAGCCCCAACAAGGAGGCGAGCGTCACGTTCTACGACCAGCGACCGCGGAGAAGCGGAATGAACCGCAGCGTGCGTAAAAATGAAAGAGACCGAACATCTCAATCTCCTACATGGCGTCCGACTAGTGCAATCACAGGGAGGGGGACGGAAAAACAGGAGGACAGAAGGGCGAAGGAGGGATATGGGAGGCGCAGGGCACGGGGAGCCTGGACTCCGGTCCCGGATTATTATAAGTAGAAAGAAGCGAGAGCAGTTATGGCAGAGACGTGGCTGAAGCGGCGAAACCACATGAAGCCGCGTCTCCTCCGTCTAATGTtcatataggggggggggggtctcaagaCCCTACATTCAGATAAATGGGAGACGAGAGGAACATAATCCATTGGGACCATGTGTATCGTGTTGAGGCGGCTGGGGAATGTGACCTCATATGTTCCGTTCTCTGTATCAAGGCCTCATCCTGGAACCACTCGTCCGGCGTCAGAGGATCCACTGGTTTGCACTTTCGTGGGATGACTGACTTAGCCGCTTGGTGGAGGTGTCTAGTTGgggaccgtatatatatatataattgacaTTGGGAACATGAATACAAAAGCTGCCTCAGGGGAGTCGGGGACTGAGACTCTAGTGGCTCCTGATATGATTCTGAGTACCGCAGACCCAAAAGTGTGACCTGGAGCCCCCTGCAGCGCCAGCCATTGTCCGGTGCGGACAGATACCATCTATGGGGGCAGTGGGGTCCCGATACACCTAGATATCATTCTAGATCTGGTTTCCTGGGCCCGTATAGATATGGAGGCTTTTTGGGAAAGGTTAAAAACACGGTTTCCATTGCACGTCAGTGACTGTTTTGTTCAATTCTTTTTTCCCTCGCCTTACAGGAGGATGAGAGGAGGTGAGATTGTTGGGAGAGGAGCAGTTTATATAGTATGGAGATGTTTctaccctgccccccccccccccacactgagcGTTCATGGTCTGTTGGCGTACGGTGAAGGTGGGCTTGACGGTTGGT belongs to Rhinoderma darwinii isolate aRhiDar2 chromosome 8, aRhiDar2.hap1, whole genome shotgun sequence and includes:
- the PSMD5 gene encoding 26S proteasome non-ATPase regulatory subunit 5, coding for MAASIEELMSALTGSGDPVEELRALKRAALALPLSALRERVPELRLGGIFSLMNGNDQEQVVLCVAILERFLQASEPVHIARNYKEELQRGLYHPEDSVKLLAISQVGRIVESSEAMTEILNDLELLKQMILCVAGDELSVAREAVKSLSRIAGSRPGLQLLFGSNLLADLKSVMAVSDVVRYRVYELVVEISSVSAESLSFCTNSDLLPQLLEDLSGDDVLVRVTCVEMITALAGTLHGRQYLAQHGVIDKISNMIVGSDSDPFSGLYLPGLVKFFGNLAIVDSPQQICEHYPAFLQKVFDLAQGHETTMIGVAVDTLGVLGSNVEGKQVLQKTGSKFDDVFKRIGHHAKNSSTELRVRCLDSISSILLLPPDNHTDDLLAMAESWFRGMSNQPVEVFRSIASQPFPELHCGALKVFTAIANQPWAQRMMIDSPGFVEYIVDRTVDPDKDSKDAKFELVKSLINAKTTAAVFGNQHYLRLRAYHREGPYYIQAVSTVAVEGAE